The Halococcus sediminicola genome has a segment encoding these proteins:
- the moaC gene encoding cyclic pyranopterin monophosphate synthase MoaC — MSDEPDADDLTHTTSEGDAQIVDVGAKPDSVRRAAARGTICLRESTVAAIEEDEIGKGDVLTTARLGAIRAVKHTWETIPLCHQIPISNVETEFDLGDDRVTLTVAVETTGKTGCEMEALQGVTTGLNTVWDMTKAAEKDGDGQYPNTEIESVRVLEKEKREL; from the coding sequence ATGAGCGACGAACCGGACGCCGACGATCTGACTCACACCACCTCCGAGGGTGATGCACAGATAGTCGACGTCGGCGCGAAACCCGACAGCGTGCGCCGGGCGGCCGCCCGCGGGACGATTTGCCTGCGGGAGTCGACGGTCGCGGCTATCGAGGAAGACGAAATCGGGAAGGGCGATGTCCTCACGACCGCCCGCCTCGGTGCGATTCGTGCCGTCAAACACACGTGGGAGACGATTCCACTCTGTCACCAGATCCCGATTTCGAACGTCGAGACGGAGTTCGATCTCGGGGATGATCGCGTGACGCTCACCGTGGCGGTCGAGACCACCGGCAAGACGGGCTGCGAGATGGAGGCGCTGCAGGGCGTGACGACGGGGCTGAACACGGTCTGGGACATGACGAAAGCCGCCGAAAAGGACGGCGATGGCCAGTACCCGAATACCGAAATCGAGAGTGTTCGGGTACTCGAAAAAGAAAAGCGCGAGCTATGA
- the hflX gene encoding GTPase HflX — protein MKVIIAKRVDAGSADTGEIADLARAAGHEVVGTLTQTRTEDAALHLGEGKADELAALVRDRGAEAVIFDNRLGPYQTYNLGQRLPDDAMVLDRFRLILEIFGQRAETKKAQLQVELAELRYELPRAEAKTSLAKREERPGFMGLGEYDESREQDIKAQISAIRDELETIEETEQHRREQRRESGFDLVALAGYTNAGKSTLLRQLATDVDVDENEGLHPDLDATAESENRLFTTLGTTTRRAAMERPVLVTDTVGFIADLPHWLVESFKSTLDSVYRADLVLLVVDASESVEAMREKLVTAHDTLYERNEAPIVTVLNKTDRVESDELAEKHEALSALAPNPVAVSAAEGDDIDALLARIEDELPDYEKERLVLPMGDETMSLVSWVHDHARVEDVTYPDDGEQVIVTFAARPAVVEQSRNRAANLAQPVES, from the coding sequence ATGAAGGTCATCATCGCAAAGCGAGTCGATGCGGGCAGCGCCGACACGGGGGAGATAGCGGACCTCGCTCGGGCGGCCGGCCACGAGGTCGTCGGCACGCTCACCCAGACCAGAACCGAGGACGCCGCGCTCCACCTCGGCGAGGGGAAGGCTGACGAACTCGCCGCGCTCGTCCGCGACCGAGGAGCCGAAGCAGTGATCTTCGACAACCGGCTCGGCCCGTACCAGACCTACAACCTCGGCCAGCGCCTGCCGGACGACGCGATGGTGCTGGACCGGTTCCGACTGATCCTCGAAATCTTCGGCCAGCGCGCCGAGACGAAGAAGGCCCAGCTACAGGTCGAACTCGCCGAACTCAGGTACGAACTCCCGCGCGCGGAGGCGAAGACGAGCCTCGCAAAACGCGAGGAGCGGCCCGGCTTCATGGGGCTCGGCGAGTACGACGAATCGCGCGAACAGGACATCAAAGCCCAGATCAGCGCGATCCGTGACGAACTCGAAACGATCGAGGAAACCGAACAGCACCGCCGCGAGCAGCGCCGCGAATCCGGTTTCGACCTCGTGGCGCTGGCCGGCTACACCAACGCCGGGAAATCCACCCTGTTGCGCCAGCTCGCGACCGACGTCGACGTCGACGAGAACGAGGGTCTCCATCCGGACCTCGACGCGACCGCCGAATCCGAGAATCGGCTGTTCACCACCCTCGGCACGACCACGCGCCGGGCGGCGATGGAGAGGCCAGTGCTCGTGACCGACACCGTAGGATTCATTGCGGATCTCCCGCACTGGCTGGTCGAATCGTTCAAGTCGACGCTCGATTCGGTCTATCGCGCCGACCTCGTTTTGCTAGTCGTGGACGCGAGCGAGTCGGTCGAAGCGATGCGCGAGAAGCTCGTCACCGCCCACGACACGCTCTACGAGCGCAACGAAGCACCCATCGTCACCGTTTTGAACAAAACCGACCGCGTCGAGAGCGACGAGCTGGCCGAAAAGCACGAGGCACTGTCGGCGCTCGCGCCGAACCCCGTCGCCGTGAGCGCCGCCGAGGGCGACGACATCGATGCGTTGCTGGCGCGCATCGAGGACGAACTCCCCGATTACGAAAAGGAACGGCTCGTATTGCCGATGGGCGACGAGACGATGAGCCTCGTGTCGTGGGTTCACGACCACGCCCGCGTCGAGGACGTCACCTATCCCGACGACGGCGAGCAGGTCATCGTGACGTTCGCGGCACGGCCGGCGGTCGTCGAGCAGTCCCGCAATCGGGCCGCGAACCTCGCTCAACCGGTCGAGTCATAG
- a CDS encoding ribosome assembly factor SBDS yields the protein MISLDEAVTARLESHGARFEVLVDPDAALAINRGEFEGDLEDVIAAEDVFEDASRGDRPAEADVEEVFGTTDPLEIIPEVIREGEIQITAEQRREMQAQKRKQLINTIARNAVNPQMDGAPHPPDRIESALEETDFRIDAMDPVESQIDDALDALRPVIPIRFEEVTMAAQIPADHAGSAQAQIRQFGDLVSEEWQNDGSWIGVVEFPAGLQNDFYELVSEQSEGEGETKKVRDEEDIRTR from the coding sequence ATGATATCGCTCGACGAGGCGGTGACGGCACGTCTCGAATCCCACGGGGCGCGCTTCGAGGTGCTCGTCGATCCCGACGCGGCGCTGGCCATCAATCGCGGCGAGTTCGAGGGCGACCTCGAAGACGTGATCGCCGCCGAAGACGTCTTCGAGGACGCCTCTCGTGGGGATCGCCCGGCCGAAGCCGACGTCGAGGAGGTGTTCGGCACGACCGACCCACTCGAAATCATCCCCGAAGTCATCCGCGAAGGCGAGATCCAGATCACCGCCGAGCAGCGCCGCGAGATGCAGGCCCAAAAGCGCAAACAGCTCATCAACACCATCGCGCGCAACGCCGTCAACCCCCAGATGGATGGCGCGCCCCATCCACCGGACCGCATCGAGTCCGCACTGGAGGAGACCGACTTCCGCATCGACGCGATGGATCCCGTCGAGAGCCAGATCGACGACGCGCTCGACGCACTCAGACCGGTGATCCCCATTCGCTTCGAGGAAGTGACGATGGCCGCTCAGATCCCCGCCGATCACGCCGGCAGCGCACAGGCACAGATCCGCCAGTTCGGCGATCTCGTCAGCGAGGAGTGGCAGAACGACGGCTCGTGGATCGGCGTCGTCGAGTTCCCGGCCGGTCTGCAGAACGACTTCTACGAACTCGTCAGCGAACAGTCCGAAGGCGAGGGCGAGACCAAGAAAGTCCGCGACGAAGAGGACATCCGCACCCGGTGA
- the psmA gene encoding archaeal proteasome endopeptidase complex subunit alpha, producing the protein MQGQAQQQAYDRGITIFSPDGRLYQVEYAREAVKRGTASIGVKTDDGVVFAVDKRFRSPLMERESVEKMHKADDHIGIASAGHVADARQLIDFARRQAQVEQLRYGEPIGVETITKTVTDHIQQYTQVGGARPFGVALIIGGIENGEPRLFETDPSGTSSEWQALAIGSGRSEMIDYLEEHYQDSMDLQGGIGLALETLAESVEGGLTPEGIGVATIDVESERFEELSDEELDAYLDEYDLFEADDTDEGDE; encoded by the coding sequence ATGCAGGGACAAGCCCAACAGCAGGCCTACGACCGCGGGATAACGATCTTCTCGCCGGACGGGCGGCTCTACCAGGTCGAGTACGCCCGCGAGGCCGTCAAGCGCGGCACCGCGAGCATCGGCGTCAAAACCGACGACGGCGTCGTCTTCGCCGTCGACAAGCGCTTCCGCTCGCCGCTGATGGAGCGCGAGAGCGTCGAGAAGATGCACAAAGCCGACGACCACATCGGCATCGCTTCTGCTGGTCACGTCGCCGACGCCCGCCAGCTCATCGACTTCGCGCGCCGACAGGCCCAAGTCGAACAGCTCCGCTACGGCGAGCCGATCGGTGTCGAGACCATCACGAAAACCGTCACCGACCACATCCAGCAGTACACGCAGGTCGGCGGCGCACGCCCCTTCGGGGTGGCGCTCATCATCGGCGGCATCGAGAACGGCGAACCCCGCCTGTTCGAGACCGATCCGTCGGGGACGTCCTCGGAGTGGCAGGCGCTCGCCATCGGCTCGGGTCGCAGCGAGATGATCGACTACCTCGAAGAGCACTATCAGGATTCGATGGACCTCCAGGGTGGCATCGGTCTCGCCCTCGAAACGCTCGCCGAGTCGGTCGAGGGTGGTCTCACGCCCGAAGGCATCGGCGTCGCCACCATCGACGTCGAGAGCGAGCGCTTCGAAGAGCTCTCGGACGAAGAACTCGACGCGTATCTCGACGAGTACGACCTCTTCGAGGCCGACGACACGGACGAAGGCGACGAGTAA
- a CDS encoding Rpp14/Pop5 family protein — protein MKHLPKHLRPRRRYLAVEIESWPDAGFGKRDFQRECWYAAQNLLGDPGSADADLRIIDFELDDGGGMAIVRVRHGEVERARAALACIDAVGNAPVGVRVLGVSGTIRACEERYKGRATRESVERNVAFADARRPAAVRGDRVEIDSESGFVGAAALDI, from the coding sequence ATGAAACACCTGCCGAAACACCTCCGCCCGCGCCGGCGGTATCTCGCGGTCGAAATCGAGTCGTGGCCCGATGCGGGTTTTGGAAAACGCGACTTCCAGCGCGAGTGCTGGTACGCCGCCCAAAATCTGCTGGGCGACCCCGGCAGCGCCGACGCCGATCTCAGAATCATCGACTTCGAACTGGACGACGGCGGTGGGATGGCCATCGTCCGAGTGCGGCACGGCGAGGTCGAGCGGGCGCGGGCGGCGCTCGCCTGTATCGACGCCGTTGGGAACGCACCGGTCGGCGTCCGGGTGCTGGGTGTGAGCGGGACGATACGTGCGTGTGAAGAAAGGTATAAAGGTCGCGCGACCCGAGAATCCGTCGAGAGAAACGTCGCGTTCGCGGACGCACGACGGCCCGCGGCCGTGCGGGGCGACCGAGTCGAGATCGACTCAGAGAGTGGGTTCGTGGGGGCGGCAGCACTCGATATCTAA
- a CDS encoding class I SAM-dependent methyltransferase, whose product MKKTIEEHAARFDDQSESYDESQDSPEYRACASLVVEHAAPDPDDTVLDLGTGTGAIALALAPEAKRVVGRDISDGMMDEARTKAEEAGIENVAFGEGSFREPAVDDSIDIVVSNFAMHHLSDEEKRAAIEAIATLEPRKLVLGDVMFFGEPNPDEPFYSPAVDDPATVGTLADALTDAGFSLTSVERVHEQVGVLVAERADGSVADERE is encoded by the coding sequence ATGAAGAAGACGATTGAGGAACACGCCGCGCGCTTCGACGACCAGTCCGAAAGCTACGACGAGAGCCAGGACAGCCCCGAATATCGGGCGTGTGCGTCGCTGGTCGTCGAGCACGCCGCACCCGACCCCGACGACACCGTGCTCGACCTCGGTACGGGGACTGGGGCCATCGCGCTTGCGCTCGCCCCCGAGGCAAAGCGTGTCGTCGGCCGAGACATCTCGGACGGGATGATGGACGAAGCCCGGACGAAAGCCGAGGAAGCGGGCATCGAGAACGTCGCCTTCGGCGAGGGGAGTTTTCGCGAGCCGGCGGTCGACGATTCGATCGATATCGTGGTCTCGAACTTCGCCATGCACCACCTGAGCGACGAGGAAAAGCGCGCGGCCATCGAAGCCATCGCGACCCTCGAACCACGAAAGCTCGTGCTGGGCGACGTGATGTTCTTCGGCGAACCGAACCCCGACGAGCCGTTCTATTCGCCCGCAGTCGACGACCCCGCTACCGTCGGCACGCTCGCCGACGCGCTGACCGATGCGGGATTCTCGCTGACCTCGGTCGAGCGCGTCCACGAACAGGTCGGCGTGTTGGTCGCGGAGCGTGCCGATGGATCTGTGGCGGACGAGCGGGAATGA
- a CDS encoding RNase P subunit p30 family protein: protein MDAYEAVRAYPDGESTAARFALTAAECDFSGVVVRNAPAAFADGPDRSEVANEYDVDVVDAVEIGGQNPSAASAQVKERREEHTLVVVEGSDSLNRFACEEPRVDVLASPMADGDVNHVLARAATRNGVRFEFDFGRALRLSGGRRVQALSDLRKLREIVTYYDAPYVVSASPENHLQLRAPRELLALGEVIGFDREAIAAGLAEWGRLAVRNRERLSESFIEPGVHRGRHEEDD, encoded by the coding sequence ATGGACGCCTACGAGGCCGTCCGTGCGTATCCCGACGGGGAGAGCACCGCCGCACGGTTCGCGCTGACGGCGGCGGAGTGTGATTTCTCGGGCGTCGTCGTCCGCAACGCGCCCGCCGCGTTCGCCGACGGACCCGACAGGAGCGAGGTCGCCAACGAATACGACGTTGACGTGGTGGATGCGGTCGAAATCGGCGGTCAGAACCCGTCGGCGGCGAGCGCGCAGGTCAAAGAGCGCCGCGAGGAACACACGCTGGTCGTGGTCGAAGGGTCGGATTCGCTGAACCGCTTCGCCTGCGAGGAGCCGCGCGTCGACGTTCTCGCATCCCCGATGGCCGACGGCGACGTCAACCATGTGCTCGCACGCGCGGCGACGCGAAACGGCGTGCGCTTCGAGTTCGATTTCGGGCGTGCGCTTCGACTGAGTGGCGGGCGGCGCGTGCAGGCGCTTTCGGACCTCCGGAAACTCCGCGAGATCGTCACCTACTACGACGCGCCCTACGTGGTCAGCGCCAGCCCCGAAAACCATCTCCAGTTGCGCGCGCCGCGCGAACTGCTCGCGCTCGGCGAAGTCATCGGCTTCGACCGCGAGGCGATCGCGGCGGGTCTCGCCGAGTGGGGCCGTCTCGCCGTGCGGAATCGTGAGCGCCTAAGCGAGTCGTTCATTGAGCCGGGCGTCCACAGGGGAAGACATGAAGAAGACGATTGA
- a CDS encoding RNA-binding protein, whose translation MSGVPFHYVDLRTFCYGTEDEARVESALDHFLPEEVAIERVASEGHHGDRIVVLSARVENADDVRYVLDRLADIDLGGIRAELEERVDENCSLFLRLDKQAAFSGRVEQGDGLELRAKVEAYPAKKEAAVENAADALESRA comes from the coding sequence ATGAGCGGCGTTCCCTTCCACTACGTCGACCTGCGAACCTTCTGTTACGGGACCGAAGACGAGGCGCGCGTCGAGAGTGCATTAGATCACTTCCTGCCCGAGGAGGTCGCCATCGAGCGCGTCGCAAGCGAGGGTCATCACGGCGACCGCATCGTGGTGCTCTCGGCACGGGTCGAAAACGCCGACGACGTTCGTTACGTCCTCGACCGGCTTGCGGACATCGACCTCGGCGGTATCAGGGCGGAACTCGAAGAGCGCGTCGACGAGAACTGTTCGTTGTTCCTCCGCCTCGACAAGCAGGCGGCATTCAGCGGTCGGGTCGAACAGGGAGACGGTCTCGAACTCCGCGCGAAGGTCGAAGCCTATCCCGCGAAGAAGGAGGCGGCCGTCGAGAACGCCGCCGACGCGCTCGAATCGCGGGCGTAA
- a CDS encoding DUF6789 family protein encodes MSRVDSVVAAIAGESPNEAENDAAAVVKGGVIGAIAGGVGLLAMAPILWAGVALGVIDSASFAELAHLGLGRPESALLGYVIFAGGGMTTWPLLFAVLNDYLPGRTMVQSGFGFATIMWTGFLVAFYAGQSGLALVLYLLLTLLAHWAYGVLLGLVFGLVSRRTEVLFVSTDTMSVSKET; translated from the coding sequence GTGTCACGTGTCGATTCGGTGGTCGCGGCCATCGCGGGCGAATCCCCGAACGAAGCCGAAAACGACGCCGCCGCCGTGGTCAAGGGCGGCGTCATCGGCGCGATAGCCGGCGGCGTCGGTTTGCTCGCGATGGCACCGATACTCTGGGCCGGGGTGGCTCTCGGCGTCATCGACAGCGCCTCGTTCGCCGAACTCGCCCATCTCGGTCTCGGACGCCCCGAGAGCGCACTGCTCGGCTACGTCATCTTCGCCGGCGGCGGCATGACGACGTGGCCGCTGCTCTTTGCCGTGCTCAACGACTACCTTCCGGGTCGGACGATGGTCCAGAGCGGGTTCGGCTTCGCCACGATCATGTGGACGGGCTTTCTCGTCGCCTTCTACGCCGGCCAGTCCGGGCTGGCACTCGTGCTTTATCTACTCCTGACGCTGTTGGCCCACTGGGCCTACGGGGTCCTGCTCGGACTCGTGTTCGGGCTCGTCTCCCGACGGACGGAGGTCCTGTTCGTCTCGACGGACACGATGAGCGTGAGCAAGGAGACCTGA
- a CDS encoding alpha/beta fold hydrolase, which produces MPTVECNGATLYYEDYGAGQAIVFLHGAAAGLRYFEPQLMGLSEQYRTLAVDFRGHGRSEKTELGHTLPQYARDLRTFLERLDIDDAIVVGWSMGAIASWEYVDQFGTDQIRALVDVDMEPSPAKREGYEHGSYDVDGLREALVGVQTRPLDLIDRSIAALLKEPPSRELRNLLFDEESRCPPPIRGAMLLELLRDYRDVLPEIDVPMLVCAGADEKWRTVASVEYVTELVSDAEFELFAESGHCPTVEEPERFNRVLGEFVESL; this is translated from the coding sequence ATGCCGACCGTCGAGTGCAACGGGGCGACCCTCTACTACGAGGACTACGGAGCGGGCCAGGCGATCGTCTTTCTCCACGGGGCGGCGGCGGGGCTGCGGTACTTCGAGCCGCAGTTGATGGGTCTCTCCGAACAGTATCGGACGCTTGCAGTCGATTTCAGGGGTCACGGGCGATCCGAGAAGACCGAACTCGGCCATACCCTGCCACAGTACGCCCGCGATCTGCGTACGTTTCTCGAACGACTCGATATCGACGACGCCATCGTCGTCGGCTGGTCGATGGGTGCGATCGCCTCGTGGGAGTACGTCGACCAGTTCGGCACGGACCAGATACGCGCGCTGGTCGACGTCGATATGGAGCCGTCGCCGGCGAAACGGGAAGGTTACGAACACGGGAGTTACGACGTGGACGGACTGAGAGAAGCGCTCGTGGGGGTCCAGACCAGACCCCTCGACCTCATCGACCGGTCGATAGCGGCGCTGCTCAAGGAGCCGCCCTCTCGGGAACTGAGAAACCTGCTGTTCGACGAGGAATCGCGGTGTCCGCCGCCGATACGGGGCGCGATGCTCCTCGAACTGCTGCGTGACTATCGGGACGTGCTCCCCGAGATCGACGTTCCGATGCTCGTGTGTGCCGGCGCGGACGAGAAGTGGCGAACCGTCGCGTCCGTCGAGTACGTGACGGAACTCGTTTCGGACGCCGAGTTCGAACTGTTCGCCGAAAGCGGCCACTGTCCCACCGTCGAGGAACCCGAGCGGTTCAATCGGGTACTCGGTGAGTTCGTCGAATCGCTGTAA
- the pyrI gene encoding aspartate carbamoyltransferase regulatory subunit has product MSDRDDGGDDHPDHELRISKIRDGTVIDHIAGGHAPDVLAILGIDSHTEDVVSVGMNVPSDRLGYKDVVKIEGRELSQEEVDVISLIAPAASINIIREYDVVEKNRVERPETVEGVLSCPNRNCITTEGEPVASRFTVLDDGVRCAYCETIVRRNLTDHISV; this is encoded by the coding sequence ATGAGCGACCGCGATGATGGTGGCGACGACCACCCGGACCACGAACTCCGCATCAGCAAGATCCGGGACGGCACCGTCATCGACCACATCGCCGGCGGGCACGCGCCCGACGTGCTCGCCATCCTCGGTATCGACAGCCACACCGAGGACGTCGTGAGCGTCGGGATGAACGTTCCCTCCGACAGACTCGGGTACAAGGACGTGGTGAAGATCGAGGGCCGCGAGTTGAGTCAGGAGGAAGTCGACGTCATCTCGCTTATCGCGCCCGCGGCCTCCATCAACATCATCCGTGAGTACGACGTCGTCGAGAAGAACCGCGTCGAGCGGCCCGAAACCGTCGAGGGCGTCCTCTCGTGTCCCAATCGCAACTGCATCACCACCGAGGGCGAACCCGTTGCCTCCCGGTTCACCGTCCTCGACGACGGCGTTCGCTGTGCGTACTGCGAGACCATCGTTCGGCGAAACCTCACCGATCACATCAGCGTCTGA
- the pyrB gene encoding aspartate carbamoyltransferase — protein MDHDHVISAKDLSRADIETVLDRATEIKRDPPGRERHADDLLALCFFEPSTRTHMSFETAIKRLGGEALDMGPVEASSATKGESLADTVRVIEGYADALVLRHPSEGAARMASEFVDVPLINAGDGAGQHPTQTLLDLYTMREAANGLTDLTVGIMGDLKYGRTVHSLAYALTKFDARQHFVSPESLSLPRSVRYDLHESGAQVKEHTDLDAVLPELDVLYVTRIQRERFPDENEYRQVAGEYRIDAATLEAARDECVVMHPLPRVDEIAPDVDATQYANYFEQAHNGVPVRMALLDLLLGEGGR, from the coding sequence ATGGACCATGACCACGTCATCAGCGCCAAGGACCTCTCGCGAGCGGACATCGAGACGGTCCTCGACCGTGCGACGGAGATAAAGCGCGACCCACCCGGTCGTGAGCGCCATGCCGACGACCTGCTCGCGCTCTGCTTTTTCGAACCGAGCACGCGCACGCACATGAGCTTCGAGACCGCCATCAAGCGCTTGGGCGGGGAGGCACTCGACATGGGGCCGGTCGAGGCCTCCAGCGCGACCAAGGGCGAGAGCCTCGCCGACACCGTACGGGTGATCGAGGGCTACGCCGACGCGCTCGTGTTGCGCCATCCCAGTGAAGGCGCGGCCCGGATGGCCAGCGAGTTCGTCGACGTCCCCCTCATCAACGCCGGCGACGGGGCCGGCCAGCATCCCACCCAGACGCTGCTCGACCTTTACACGATGCGCGAGGCGGCCAATGGTCTCACGGACCTCACTGTGGGCATCATGGGCGATCTGAAATACGGGAGGACCGTGCACTCGCTGGCCTACGCGCTCACGAAGTTCGACGCCCGCCAGCACTTCGTGAGTCCCGAGAGTCTGAGTCTCCCGCGCAGTGTTCGCTACGACCTCCACGAGTCCGGCGCACAGGTCAAAGAACACACCGACCTCGATGCCGTACTTCCCGAACTCGACGTGCTCTACGTCACCCGCATCCAGCGCGAGCGCTTCCCCGACGAGAACGAATACCGCCAAGTCGCCGGCGAGTACCGCATCGACGCCGCCACGCTCGAAGCGGCACGGGACGAGTGTGTGGTGATGCACCCGCTGCCCCGCGTGGACGAGATCGCGCCCGACGTCGACGCGACCCAGTACGCGAACTACTTCGAGCAGGCCCACAACGGCGTTCCGGTGCGGATGGCGCTGCTCGACTTGCTCCTCGGGGAGGGTGGACGATGA
- a CDS encoding RAD55 family ATPase, with the protein MSERLRTGIDVLDQRLGGGVPPGTIAALSAPPASQAELLLAEFVAPRETLYLTLDRPKSAVADGLRRTAVETGDPVVRAVADEDRIDHAIELLDGLPERSTVVVDPHSAIEREGRTGFLAFMTRLRQRVADTDSLAVLHCLDGRDVSSLRDSTEHVADVIFDLTTDIGSATVENRLAVPKFRGGRALTDTLKLRLTDGVAVDTSRDIA; encoded by the coding sequence ATGTCCGAGCGACTGCGGACCGGCATCGACGTCCTCGACCAGCGACTCGGCGGTGGCGTCCCGCCGGGGACCATCGCTGCGCTTTCGGCCCCGCCGGCGAGTCAGGCCGAACTCCTGCTCGCCGAGTTCGTAGCTCCCCGCGAGACGCTGTATCTCACGCTCGACAGACCGAAATCGGCGGTTGCGGACGGTCTCCGCCGGACGGCGGTCGAGACTGGCGACCCGGTCGTTCGGGCCGTCGCCGACGAGGACCGCATCGACCACGCCATCGAACTGCTCGACGGCCTCCCCGAGCGCTCGACGGTTGTCGTCGACCCGCACTCGGCCATCGAGCGCGAAGGTCGCACGGGATTTCTTGCGTTCATGACTCGCCTGCGCCAGCGCGTCGCCGACACGGACAGCCTCGCGGTGTTGCACTGTCTCGACGGACGGGACGTGTCGTCGTTGCGCGACAGCACCGAGCACGTGGCGGATGTGATATTCGATCTCACGACCGACATCGGGAGCGCGACGGTCGAAAACCGGCTGGCGGTCCCCAAGTTCCGTGGCGGCCGCGCACTCACCGACACCCTGAAACTCAGGCTCACCGACGGTGTCGCGGTCGATACCAGTCGCGACATCGCGTAG
- a CDS encoding FKBP-type peptidyl-prolyl cis-trans isomerase has protein sequence MSDEASEQAESETSEEAAGGIQEGDFVRLAYTARTVENDQLVDTTDEEVAEEEGVADQQQSFEPRVIAVGAGHLFDAVEADFTGGEEGDSGTVTVPAEEAFGEYDEGEVKTVSADRIPEDDRYPGGHVDIDGQHGHVETIIGGRARVDFNHPLAGEDVEYDYEVLDTVDDRLEQAEGMLGMYFDADFDMRIETDDVEEERMVEPDEDEDDEEAEPEFETEIVEKETLYIEQSPQLQFDQQWMMGKQQILGDLIDRLDLDRVVVEEVIDGSGGMMGGMGGMMGGMGGGEEADLEAIEEELEDADVDMDEITDELDEDADE, from the coding sequence ATGAGCGACGAAGCAAGCGAACAGGCCGAATCGGAGACGAGCGAGGAAGCCGCAGGCGGAATCCAGGAGGGCGATTTCGTCCGGCTCGCCTACACCGCCCGCACGGTCGAGAACGACCAGCTCGTCGATACGACCGACGAGGAGGTCGCCGAAGAGGAGGGCGTCGCCGACCAGCAACAGAGCTTCGAACCGCGCGTCATCGCGGTCGGTGCCGGCCACCTCTTCGACGCCGTCGAGGCGGACTTCACCGGCGGCGAGGAGGGCGACTCGGGGACCGTCACGGTGCCCGCCGAGGAAGCGTTCGGCGAGTACGACGAGGGCGAGGTCAAAACCGTGAGCGCAGACCGCATCCCCGAGGACGACCGCTACCCCGGCGGCCACGTCGACATCGACGGCCAGCACGGCCACGTCGAAACGATCATCGGCGGGCGCGCACGCGTCGATTTCAACCACCCGCTCGCCGGCGAGGACGTCGAGTACGACTACGAGGTGCTCGACACGGTCGACGACCGCCTCGAACAGGCCGAAGGCATGCTCGGCATGTACTTCGACGCCGACTTCGACATGCGTATCGAGACGGACGACGTCGAAGAAGAGCGGATGGTCGAACCCGACGAGGACGAAGACGACGAGGAGGCAGAACCCGAGTTCGAGACCGAGATCGTCGAGAAGGAGACGCTCTACATCGAGCAATCACCCCAGCTCCAGTTCGACCAGCAGTGGATGATGGGCAAACAGCAGATTTTGGGAGATCTCATCGACCGCCTCGACCTCGACCGCGTGGTCGTCGAGGAGGTAATCGACGGTTCTGGAGGAATGATGGGCGGCATGGGTGGCATGATGGGCGGCATGGGTGGCGGTGAGGAGGCCGACCTCGAAGCAATCGAGGAGGAGTTGGAGGACGCCGACGTCGATATGGACGAGATCACCGACGAACTCGACGAGGACGCAGACGAGTAA